GGACATTCTGTCCAACCTATTTCTGGAGCCTCCAGATGTGATGTTATGTGACATTATAACCTAGATCTAATTTCAACTTACATTGTTTGTGGTTTATAAAGACCAGCACTGAATTACTGTATGtcaggggtctccaaccctgttcccggaaagctaccctcctgtatgttttctctccaaccctgttcccagagagctaccctcctgtatgttttctctccaaccctgttcccggaaagctaccctcctgtatgttttctctccaaccctgttcccagagagctaccctcctgtatgttttctctccaaccctgttcccagagagctaccctcctgtatgttttctctccaaccctgttcccagagagctaccctcctgtatgttttctctccaaccctgttcccggaaagctaccctcctgtatgttttctctccaaccctgttcccggagagctaccctcctgtatgttttctctccaaccctgttcccggaaagctaccctcctgtatgttttctctccaaccctgttcccagagagctaccctcctgtatgttttctctccaaccctgttcccagagagctaccctcctgtatgttttctctccaaccctgttcccagagagctaccctcctgtatgttttctctccaaccctgttcccagagagctaccctcctgtatgttttctctccaaccctgttcccagagagctaccctcctgtatgttttctctccaaccctgttcccagagagctaccctcctgtatgttttctctccaaccctgttcccagagagctaccctcctgtatgtTTTCTCTCCAACCCCAGctgtaactaacctggttcagcttATCATTGTTATCAGAACATGATGCATGATAGAGGGAATTTATAAGCATAGGAATGTCTTGATTTTGTGTGTTCATCAACCATAGATTGTAAGATGAAGATCCATCTATTCAGCTATATTAACTACCTCACTTGTCATTGTAactcaaaataaatgtaaaagttgAAAAAAGTTGATAAAGATTTGACAAGAAAAGAACACACTGACAATTGAGCAACTCTTTACATATTTTATTTACGCAGCGCTGGGTAGCACActgcagtcagccagtcagccagacagccagacaaacAGTGTGCTGTGGTGAGCAGCAGGGCGTGTTACATTGTGAAGTGGCAGAGTACTCTGGCCAAACTGAAATAATACAGACAGGTAGTATATGGACCCTGTGAAGTATACCTTTTAGTTTCAATGTCATATTCAcgtcatatcacagtcatagtaaataCACTTCTATATGAATCACAACAAATACAGAGCCTACAGAGCAGGTGTAGATACAGCATCATAGACAAGCAAGGAACGGAGTGGTTCTGCTCCTTTTTTTCTGGACAGACTGATTCTAGTGCTGGAGATAAGCCCAGTCTTAGTTCAGTGCAGTTATTCAAATGAAGGACAGGGACAGCGCTTGAATGGGCCGGAGACAATTTGGCTCACGATTGTTAGATACTGTTTCAACCCCCCTTGTATCCCATATAGCAGCCTTAGAAACCTGATGCAAATTAGTAGAACAATTTGGAGGAGACATCTAGAGCACTTATAATGAGGAAGACAAGCGAAGCAGGTTAAAAACAATGGCCTCTTGTGTGTTTAAGAAAGGCAGTATTGAGTGTGGCTCTTGTGTTCTGAGATAAGGAGATAATACAGCGAGAGAGTGATTGAAGTGATTTAAACAGTAAATGCCTTTCTGAGGCCTGAACAGACATAAAGGACTGTGTTTGCCTGCTCAAGACCACTTCAAAGCTCTGtcatcctcacccctctctctctatcaacccCCCTCAACCAAAACACACAGTGCCAACACAGTGAAAACAGCATCAGTAACACttaactccctcctcctctctgtggtagctaggtgaatGGTGGCACAGTGCTTCACCACCCCCACCCCTACTTAAACAGGGGTGTAGTGGCGGGACACCGGTCCTCCAAACCCCTTCCTCCCCTGGGTCCATTTAGACGGTGGTCTCCTTGACCTTGTCCATGGCGGTCTGGAGCTGCTCACGGATCTTGGCGGCGTAGGGGGCGATCAGGCTGCTGAGCTCATCGATCTTGCCCTCCAGGGTGGTGCGCAGGTCCTCGGCGGTGGCCTCCAGCTGCTCGCGCATGCCTTCGGCCTGGGTGGAGACCTGCTGGCTCAGGTCCTGGGCCTGGTTCTTCAGAAGGTCAGTGAAGCTGCCCAGCCTCTGGCCAGCGGTGTCGTGGGCCTGACTCACGAAGGGCTCCACACGCTCCTTCACGAGATCCATGTTCTGGGAGGTACGGGACTGGATCTCACCCAGGTAGGTGGCCACGGTcctgggggagggagaggcagagggggtTTGCATCACTTGGAAGACATATTAAAACTGTATTTAGAAATTCTATGTTGGAAAGCAAGCTGTTATAGTACATTAACTGTTGACATCTATACTCACTTGCGGATCTCCTCGGTGTCCTTGTTAAGGCGTTTCTTCAGTTTGCGGGTGTAGGTGTTGGCACGGTTGTGGACATCATCAGCATTCTGCTCCATCATGGTCTTGAGCTCTCCCAGGTACTGTGTGCTGCGCTCCTTGGCGTCAACCATGTCGGTCTGGAGCTTGGTGGTCAGAAGCTGCAGGTCCTGGCCCAGCAGGGCGGCTGTGTCCTGGGAGTAGGGCCCCAACTTGGTCTGGATGTCCTCCTTGTACACGGTCAGCTCAGCCATGGTGTCAGTGATCAGGGTGCTGCGGAGAGGAAGGCATGGTCAGAGATGGTCATAAAGTGGGTAGAGGGAGGCATGGCCAGTGACGTAAGGGGACACAGGGGTACAGGGGGGAGgacgagggagagaggagaaagaggggaggcaTGGTCAGGGACATAGGGGGACACAGGGTACAGAGGGGAGGCATGGTCAGGGACAcaggggggaggatgggggacAGAGGGGAAAGCAGGGAGGCATGGTCAGAGACAGTCACACAGCACAAGGTTAGAATGGAGAGCGATGAAGCAAAGTATATGAGCCTATATCACTTCAGAATGAAATAGTATTACAATGCGCCACTCACTCGAGTTCTCTGCTGAGCTGGGAGGCCTTGAGGTTCTCCACCAGTCCGTCGGCTCTGCTGTTGATCTCAGACACGTAGGTCCAGAAGCGCTCAACGTTCTCCTCCCAGTGGTTCTGGAGGGCCTCTGCCTGGCGCACGGCGCGGGCATGGCAGCCtgcagggggacacagagagctcTGAGGTGAGGTTTCCATAATATACACCATCAGGGGGGTTAAATCCAGTCTGGTAATGAGTGTGGAGCCTTGGTACAGTATGAAGCCTAATTATACAAGTGTTACAGTATTGTAAGAGTTGATTTTAAAGACTGATTTCAGCAAGGAGTCAGTAAATGCATTCATGCACATACAGTTGACTAATactaaatatatatactgtatatacagttgactaatactaaatatatatactgtatatacagtgccttgcactggatttcttcacattttatgtggcattaaaatgtatttaattttcttattttttgtcaacaatctactcaaaatactctgtaatgtcaaagtggaagaaaaattctaacattttttaaaagatgaataaaaaatgtataactaaaatatagtcgttAATTGTAAtgaattacaattaaatccatttaatCCCACTttctaacacaataaaatgtgaagaaatcaaaggggtatgaatactttcggaaggcactgtatatgttgaTAACAGTGTCAAAAGGGAACAGTGTAAACCCAGGTTTACCAGAGATGACTGCCAGAGCAAGGATTAAAGCCACAGCCTTCATGATTGATTGACAGACAGATACACCTATGAAAACAGACATAGACCAAACAGTGGTTGTCTATCAAAGCTATAGAAAACAAATACAACAATATACAAAGATACAATGGTAATACATTGGAATATTTGGCAGAATATCTTTTTTATACAGTAGAATACTACTGTGAGCCAATAGAATAAATAGGAAACATAACCTTTCATGGACGCTTAATGTCCATAACTGTACTCACTGAGCTCTTCTAGAATAGCAACTAAACTAGTTCTATGCAATTAAACGTTTTAGATTAAACTTTAAATCCAGTCATTACGCTATAAACTAATAAGGTATTGTAGTTTCCACTATAATGCATCTCTTTTTAACAGTTTTACCATACATTTGGTCTGGTTAATCTGCACACTACAGTAACAATATTACTGACTTGCTTTTCATTGCCTAATGtgaaggctacagtagcctaacctaaTGTAATCATTTATAAGTAGCCTCTATCTCGGTATCAAATCTAGTCTACTTTAACAGATGCTTTATATTTCTACTAAAAATAAGGTATTTCACTCATGACTAAAGCGCGTTTGTAGCCTATATGGTGCCCATCAGTTGTCCCCCTTCCTCACTCACCTAAGAAATCCAGTTCTTTCCGTACTCTAGGGAAAAGTTCGCCGGGAGTTTTATACGGTCCTGGGACGGCCGCGCGCCTGTAGCTGGAGAGCGCGCGCATGTGATGATGTGTGGCTCAGCTCATGGTTCGTTCCACGCGATGTGCCACTTCGCGTTCGAAGTTCTCATCTTTTTGCGTTGTTGTTGGCTATATGGTGATTGTGCAATATATAGTTTATGATGTACGTCAACGAAAATTGTTTGTGCTTCTATGAAAAAAACTGTAGGCTATTTGAAACAAGGAAACTCGTTTAAAGAACTCTTAGATGTGATTGTGGCTCATTAGGTTTTCTTGGTGTCTTTGTATGTGTTTTATGTAATCTGTTGTGGAAATACAATTAAATGTTAAATGTCTCAGAGAACAATTCTTTGGCCAACTATAATCTACTGCTGGCACCAGGAATCTGTAAATAGGCTATCCTTGTCAGGCAGCTTCAATGTATTTGAATCAGTTTATTTTTAATCATGGAACTACAGTATCAACTGACTACCCCCTGCCACTGTATGGCCCCTCTCCACTTACCAGTCTTCATTCATTTACACAGGGCTATTTGAATGCATGATGGTCACCAATTAAATGCATTTGAAAGGCACTGTCTCCATAATGGCCAGACTGGGTAAGTAGTCTACATGAATGATGTTGAACCCATGACCCATGGAACATCTTCTATCAGAATTACATGAATAATACTGTTCACTATTCACAATCCAACTAGGATCagtcatttacagtgccttcagaaagtattcacacccctttactttccccacattttgttgtgttacagcctgaatataaaattgattacatttagattttttggcatacactcaataccccataatgtaaaagtggaataatgtttttcaaaatgtgtacaaattaataaaatatttaaagctgaaatatcttgagtcagtaagtattcaccccctttattatgccaagcctaaataagttcaggtgtaaaaatgtgcttaacaagtcacataataagttgcatggactcactcggcgtgcaataatagtgtttaacatgactttTAAATTACGTTAAACACAGCTATGTTCCCCacacttacaattatctgtaaagtacCTCAGtcgatgtggaataagtcaaggggtatgaatactttctgaaggcactgtaactgttAACATCTGTTTTTTCCTCAAAACAATAACTCCACAGGGTAAGAGGGATCAGTGCAAAACAAGATAGGAGTGGGAGATACTGCTGTTCCCAGGGACATGTCAGGGCTTGGGGATAGAGCTAGGGTGCAGTAGGAAGGATTATGAGTGGGCGGTAGAGAGAGTGCCGTGAGGGGCAACAAAGACAGTTCATACATCACATAAATGGACTGCGGTTAGTTGGGATAGGCATGTccaatgaggaaaatgtttttgaGGTAAAAGGAGATACTGTAGAAAATGGAACCTCAATATAACTCTCAAGATAAGGATTTGACAGAGCTAGCTTTATTGTTCATAGCCTGTAAGGAACTGAGACAATGACAAAAAAAAGACAGGAAGTGCTGACTCCAACTGAGCCATATGAGTTCAACTCACACACTCAAATGTAGCTCTAAATCTCCTTTTTCTTAGGTCTAGTTGCAGTTTATGTATTGTTGGACATCAAGGTTAGAGCTTTGGGCAGTAACCGAGaagtcgctggttcgaataccaGAGCCAACAAGGTGACACATCtcgctgtgcccttgagcaaggcacttaaccctaattgccccAGAGGCACAGTACAATGGAGTGCAGGGAGTGTGGCCGTGACCACACTCCCTGCAGGTGTCtcgggggagttgggatatgcaacaaAGAATTCCATTACACTTGTTTATAACATGACAAATATAAGCATCCCCCAAATTATATTCTTAGGATTCAAGCAAAGGTCAGAACTGATGTTATTTGTGAGAGGATAGTCATTCCATCTGCATTTGCAGATTACTCTTATTGATCAAAAGAAGGCAATATGTGTACCAGTGGAGGAAAAAGTAACAAATTGtcatactttaatagaaaatgactcaatgtAACGTagacgcagggagtcaggaagcaagtgcagttagtgagtttaatGACCAAGAACGATATAAAACAAGAGAAGCGTCTAACATGGAAACAAACAATATTGGTTGGTGGGTGATAACAAAGGAGTGCTAGATAAAGGGGAAGTAATCAAGGTAGTGATAAGTCCAGGTTTGCCTCATGATGGggcgcaggtgtgtgtaatgagggttgccaggtgtgcgtaatgaggttgccaggaccggtggttagttgACTGGCAACGTCGAGCGTCGGAGAGGGGGAGCGTCATGGGGGACGGCATCAGCCAGGGGACTAGGAAACACCGGCCTGAGGGAAACATGAAAATATAATGAGATACGGTAGTTAGTggggagttgtaacctgtaaGTTACCTCGTTGACCCTCCAGAGGACCTTGAGCGGTCCCACAAACCGGGGACTCAGCTTCTTACAGGGCAGGCGGTACGGGAGATTCCTGGTGCAGAGCCAGAAGCGATCACCAGAATGGAACACaggagcctcactgcggtggcgatctGCCTGCTCTTTCTGACGGTGTGCTGGAGTCTCACGTGGGCATCATTCCATACCTCTTCTGCGCGCCTTACCACCGTATGTCTACTGCAGGAGCTTCGGTCTGGCTCGGAGTCCACGGAGCCAGGGCCAGCTGATatcccagaacacactggaagggagtcagCCTTGTAGAGGAGTGTTGCAATGAATTCTGAGTGTATTCAGCCCAAGGAAGGAGTCGGGTCCACTCCTCCTGCCAGTaactcctcaggaacctccccagctcctggttcatcctctccacctaCACGTTAGATTGAGGCCCgaagtgaggctgaccgtgacccccaTCTTCTCCATGAAATCCTTCCATACACGTGATGTAAATTGGGAGCCACAAATCGGAGACAATATCTTCCAGAaggccatagtgccggaagacctgctggaacagtgccCCAGCTACCTGGAGAGCGATAGGGAGACCAGAGAGCGATAGGGAGACCAGAGAGCGATAAAAACGGCAGGATTTTGAGAATCTGTCCACAACAACCATAAAAGTGGTGAAACCATCAGACAGGGGAAGATCAATGACAAAGATCTATCGACAGATGTGTCCAAGGCCGCTGAAGCACAGGGAGGGGTGGAGTTTCTCTGGCGGAGCGTTCCGGGGAGATTTGGTTTGGGCACATACGGAGTTGACATTGCGGGCAACATCctgcaccaaggtgggccaccagtacttaacAGAGATAGATTGAGTGGTGCTGGTGGGTGTCCAGCGGCAAGGAATGTGTGCGCCCAGGTCAAAAGCCAATCCCTTGCCTCAGTGGGAATGTAGGTGCGCTCCGGAGGACAGGTAGCCGGTGCgggttccctctccagagcctggtgGATGTCCATGTCTATGTTTCAGAGAACGGGGGCAACAATTCCGGAGACAGGATAGGGCATCGGCATTGATGTTCTTTGAACCTGGGCGGTATGACAAGGTGAAGTTGAATCTAGTAAAGAAAAgggctgtaacggctgtctttggaagaagaggaccaaggtgcagcgtggaatttattcatcttttattttggatgaaaaaggcacttcacaaagaaaaaacaaacgacagccaaacagtcctgacaGGTATCCTAACACattaaacagaaattaactacccacaaaccccaaaggaaaacaggctgcctaagtatgactcccaatcagtgaCAACAATGTACAgttgtccctgattgagagccataccaggccaaaacaaagaaatacaaagcatagaaaaaaggacatagaatgcccacacaaatcacaccctgaccaacctaaatagagacataaaaaaggctctctcaggtcagggcgtgacagtacccccccccaaaggtgcggactccggctgcaaaacctgaacctataggggagggtctgggtgggcatttctccgcggtggcggctctggagcgggacgcagaccccactccaccactggctcacctcactttggtggcgcctctagagcggggtccctcgccgcgggccccggactggagggtgactctggctgtgccggaggacaggcgggcgactctggctgcgccggaggacaggcgggcgactctggctgcgccggaggacaggcgggcgactctggctgcgccggaggacaggcgggcgactctggctgcgccggaggacaggcgggcgactctggctgcgccggactgagGGGACTTGCAGCAGGCCTGGCtttgggcgcaggcacaggactcaccaggctggggagacatgcaggaggcctggctgtgggcgtaggcacaggactcaccaggctggggagacttgcaggaggcctggctctgggagcaggcacaggactcaccaggctggggagacatgcaggaggcctggctctgggagcaggcacaggatccaccaggctggggagacatgcaggaggcctggctctgggagcaggcacaggacgcaccaggctggggagacatgcaggaggcctgtctctgggagcaggcacaggatccaccaggctggggagacatgcaggaggcctggctctgggagcaggcacaggacgcaccaggctggggagacttgcaggaggcctggctctgggagcaggcacaggacccaccaggctggggagacatgcaggaggcctggctctgggcgcaggcacaagacgtgcagggctggggaggtgcccaggaggcctggtgcgtggggctggaacagtcttcaccagacggctagcacgcacctcaagacgagtatggagagctgactcaggtgacatgAATTCGaggacacgctccgtagggcgaatgtcgtgcctcatgcaccaacacagcagctctctcatatctctctcctccaatctccccatcaactccttcactgtctctgcttctctcccttcgctcacctccaacttcaccccgactagctctggttccatcctcggcacCGCCGACcttcccatgtgcccccccccaaaaaaaatcttggggctgcctctcctcctcttgccgTGCCAGCTGATCCTCCCAGAAACGCCGttctgccttcgctgcctctatctcctccggcagGCGGCGGTAttctccagcctgtctccagggtccctttctgtccagtatctcttcccaagtccaggagtcctgaaccctctgctcctccttaccacgctgcttggtccgttgtaggtgggtagttctgtaacggctgtctttggaagaagaggaccaaggtgcagcgtggaatttgttcatcttttattttggatgaaaaaggcacttcacaaagaaaaaacaaatgacagccaaacagtcatgtcaggtatcc
The sequence above is drawn from the Salmo salar chromosome ssa05, Ssal_v3.1, whole genome shotgun sequence genome and encodes:
- the LOC106605689 gene encoding apolipoprotein Eb, translated to MRALSSYRRAAVPGPYKTPGELFPRVRKELDFLGVSVCQSIMKAVALILALAVISGCHARAVRQAEALQNHWEENVERFWTYVSEINSRADGLVENLKASQLSRELDTLITDTMAELTVYKEDIQTKLGPYSQDTAALLGQDLQLLTTKLQTDMVDAKERSTQYLGELKTMMEQNADDVHNRANTYTRKLKKRLNKDTEEIRKTVATYLGEIQSRTSQNMDLVKERVEPFVSQAHDTAGQRLGSFTDLLKNQAQDLSQQVSTQAEGMREQLEATAEDLRTTLEGKIDELSSLIAPYAAKIREQLQTAMDKVKETTV